The window CGGAGGAGTTGCGGCGCCTCGCGGTCGAGTCGGATCCGCTCATCCTCGGCCTGGCCCAGGGGCACCGCGTGGTCGCGGGCGAGGCGTCCGTCTTCGGCGAGGCGCTCAGGGCCGTCGAAGGATCCTACCATTACGACGAGGAGCTCGGGGCATGGATCTGGCGCGCGCCTTCCTAGCCACCGCCCGGGACGACCTGCGCGCCGCGGAGGCGTTGTTCGAGGAGGGGCTGTGGGCCGCCTCCTGCTTCTTCAGCCAGCAGGCGGCGGAAAAGGCGGCCAAGGCATGGCTGTACGGGACCGGCGTCGCGCCGCCGCGCACGCATTACGTCAGCGCGGTGCTCTCGCGCGTGCTGCGCGGCCGCCGGGCGGGTGAGGGCGAACGGGAGCTCGTCGAACTCCTGGACGATCTTGAGGAGTACGTCACCGACGCTCGCTACCCCGACCGCGACGGTCTGGGCGGGTACGTGTCGCCGTACCAGCGCCTGGGGCGCCGGCGCGCCGAGGAAGCGATGGCCCTGGCAGGACAGGCCGTGCGCTTCGCGGAAAGGAATCTGGACGCGAGGTGACCATGGTTGAAGCAGTACCTCGACCTCTGCCGGCACATCCTCGACCACGGCGTGGAGACGCGCGACCGCACCGGCGTCGGCACCCTGAGCATCTTCGGCTACCAGATGCGGTTCGATCTCGCCGAGGGCTTTCCGCTCCTCACGACCAAGAAGATATTTGTGAAAGGCGTCATCCACGAGCTTCTCTGGTTCATCCGCGGCGACACGAACATCAAGTACCTGAACGAGCACGGCGTGCACATCTGGGACGCGTGGGCGGATGAGCACGGCGACCTCGGCCCGATCTACGGGAAGCAGTGGCGCCGCTGGGAGGCGGCGGACGGCCCCATCGACCAGCTGCGGAACGTCGTGGAGGAGATCCGTCGCGATCCGCACTCGCGCCGGCTGATCGTGACGGCCTGGAATCCGGCCGAGGTCCGCAAGATGGCCCTGCCGCCGTGCCACACCCTGTTCCAGTTCTACGTGCGGAACGGCAAGCTGAGCTGCCAGCTATACCAGAGGAGCGGCGACGTCTTCCTCGGCGTGCCGTTCAACATCGCCAGCTACGCGCTGCTCACGATGATGGTGGCCCAGGTGACGGGCCACGAGCCGGGCGAGTTCATCCACACCCTGGGCGACGCGCACATCTACCTGAACCACGTGGAGCAGGTGAAGCTGCAACTCACGCGGGAGCCGCGCCCGCTGCCCAGGATGCGGCTCAACCCCGACGTCCGCGACCTGTTCGACTTCCGGTACGAGGACTTCGAGCTCGTCGGCTACGACCCGCATCCTCCGATCCGCGGCGAGGTGGCGGTTTGATCGCGATCGTCGTGGCCACGGACCTGCGCGGCGTGATCGGCGCGGGCGGGCGCCTGCCGTGGCACCTGCCGGCGGATCTCCGCCGGTTCAGGACGCTGACGACGGGTCACGTCGTCGTCATGGGCCGGAAGACATTCGAGTCGATCGGGCGGCCGCTGCCCGACCGCACGAACGTCGTCCTGACGCGGAATCCCGGCTACCGCGCCCCGGGGTGCATCGTCATCACCGACCCGGCGCAGATCGCCCGCTTCGCGGCGGAGGACGACGTGTTCGTCATCGGCGGCAGGGAGATCTTCGACCTCTACCTGCCCGTGACCGACCGCATCTACCTGACGACCGTGCACGGCGAGTTCGAGGGGGACACGCACTTCCCGCTCGACGCCCTCTCCGCGTTCGTCTTGAAGCATGAGGAGCGCCACAGCAGGGACGAACGCAACGCATATGATTTCACGTTTGCCGTATACGAGCGCCCGCGGAACCCGGTGAATCGCGGCGCGGCAGGTGTCGAAGCAGGGAGTTGACCGACGTGACGCCGATCGATCCCGCGCAAGTCACGGCGCGGCTGAAGGAATTTGCTGGGCAACCGGTCTACGTCCACCTCGAAACGACGACCGGCGCGTACACGAAGGGGGCGT of the Clostridia bacterium genome contains:
- a CDS encoding HEPN domain-containing protein, giving the protein MDLARAFLATARDDLRAAEALFEEGLWAASCFFSQQAAEKAAKAWLYGTGVAPPRTHYVSAVLSRVLRGRRAGEGERELVELLDDLEEYVTDARYPDRDGLGGYVSPYQRLGRRRAEEAMALAGQAVRFAERNLDAR
- a CDS encoding thymidylate synthase, whose translation is MKQYLDLCRHILDHGVETRDRTGVGTLSIFGYQMRFDLAEGFPLLTTKKIFVKGVIHELLWFIRGDTNIKYLNEHGVHIWDAWADEHGDLGPIYGKQWRRWEAADGPIDQLRNVVEEIRRDPHSRRLIVTAWNPAEVRKMALPPCHTLFQFYVRNGKLSCQLYQRSGDVFLGVPFNIASYALLTMMVAQVTGHEPGEFIHTLGDAHIYLNHVEQVKLQLTREPRPLPRMRLNPDVRDLFDFRYEDFELVGYDPHPPIRGEVAV
- a CDS encoding dihydrofolate reductase, which produces MIAIVVATDLRGVIGAGGRLPWHLPADLRRFRTLTTGHVVVMGRKTFESIGRPLPDRTNVVLTRNPGYRAPGCIVITDPAQIARFAAEDDVFVIGGREIFDLYLPVTDRIYLTTVHGEFEGDTHFPLDALSAFVLKHEERHSRDERNAYDFTFAVYERPRNPVNRGAAGVEAGS